One window of the Lytechinus variegatus isolate NC3 chromosome 3, Lvar_3.0, whole genome shotgun sequence genome contains the following:
- the LOC121410247 gene encoding MYCBP-associated protein-like isoform X7, whose protein sequence is MSEKTKMDRSTKRQKSPSRLSPSRSSSVNSLSSGISGTTSRKGRNSALNAHVLHYVGANKLRKNRREGTPEKAISPNNSQSLIEEEVIPPSKQVINGEDIQALAIDPQEMAKLRAPKPPQSPKVRPSSKKVTVRKMKPQSELDKPKTKPILIAKPAPPNVPLMKEDYIGAGGPRFDSTGNILPHSILGSVEAFKMEAVQNGHMEMAEDHPIEPRPKTPAIKPEYGMKVEPKPRDPFMDENQALINWQKKMIERKKTQGYISKLLQKPPETLVMNQAEEYRQTQEERYIIDRAIPAMDYGKGYRVGSEFWKQQERFGDDLSGIHMTLSQTERGYPPPVEHIGYSKLAKSEMGVAWSEGRASPVHYPWKRSQYLKDRKRQLQHVIDELDPFKPDLEGLEVIGTNKPKEKKLDVWTASDDVGTFKIGKGGDHNVIPNESEMPEEAIPEPIIGPALKFNGYPARWTGDSNSHKGQIACSSRVTFEAFAGVRTTSHLELVNDGTTTIYYDWKKIPKQNPFEGCSTPRIQRFYFNTSSGVLLPGESLRFPFVFKSPNAGIFSETWQLDTRPVVCGGGALQVTLRGVALQEDKNLKQRKEIEEELFAKQAQVAVRRILDELVDGIRTPERAQSPIDAYITDEETFERLNPGMHYANEVVSQLKHLYVEQFSEDEKEDREWDLDVTKMKREFLGIEDEEKREDLLNRMNQAVTSLYFPPFTPIQHEMYRVAYNLMMENIDNIVTQANTIRVNMGIPEKVEELPDTAEILAANDTLRGGPPRYKRSKSSP, encoded by the exons ATGTCTGAAAAAACTAAAATGGACAGATCTACCAAACGTCAGAAATCTCCATCTCGTTTGAGTCCTTCTAGATCATCTTCAGTGAATAGCCTTTCATCAGGAATAAGTGGAACGACGTCAAGGAAAGGACGAAACTCTGCCCTCAATGCACATGTTTTACATTATGTTGGTGCAA ATAAGCTGAGGAAGAATCGGCGTGAGGGTACACCAGAGAAAGCAATTAGTCCAAACAACTCTCAGAGTTTAATAGAAGAAGAGGTGATACCACCTAGCAAACAAGTTATCAATGGAGAGGACATTCAAGCACTCGCCATCGACCCCCAGGAGATGGCTAAG TTGCGAGCACCAAAGCCTCCTCAATCACCCAAGGTTCGTCCATCCTCTAAGAAGGTGACAGTTCGCAAGATGAAACCACAATCTGAACTCGATAAACCAAAGACCAAACCAATTCTCATTGCTAAGCCAGCACCACCTAATGTTCCACTTATGAAGGAGGACTATATTG GTGCTGGAGGACCTCGTTTTGATTCTACTGGAAACATCTTACCTCATAGCATCCTAGGGTCTGTAGAAGCTTTCAAGATGGAAGCTGTACAAAATGGACATATGGAG ATGGCTGAGGATCATCCTATTGAACCTCGTCCCAAGACACCAGCAATCAAACCAGAGTATGGTATGAAAGTTGAACCAAAACCTAGAGATCCATTCATGGATGAAAACCAAGCACTTATTAACTGGCAGAAGAAGatgattgaaagaaagaaaactcaAGGATATATCTCCA agcTTTTGCAGAAGCCACCTGAGACACTGGTAATGAATCAAGCTGAGGAATATCGTCAAACTCAGGAGGAAAGATATATCATTGACAGAGCTATACCTGCTATGGATTATGGCAAAGGAT ATCGTGTTGGAAGTGAATTCTGGAAACAGCAGGAAAGATTTGGTGATGACTTGTCTGGCATACA TATGACGTTGAGTCAGACAGAGAGAGGTTACCCACCACCTGTAGAGCATATTGGATACTCAAAGCTTGCCAAAAGTGAAATGG gTGTTGCCTGGAGTGAAGGTAGAGCCTCTCCTGTTCACTATCCTTGGAAACGTTCCCAGTATCTTAAAGATAGGAAGAGACAGCTTCAGCATGTCATTGATGAATTGGATCCATTCAAACCG GATCTGGAAGGTCTTGAAGTGATTGGAACCAACAAGCCTAAGGAGAAGAAATTAGATGTCTGGACTGCATCAGATGATGTAGGGACCTTCAAGATTGGAAAGGGAGGAGACCATAATGT GATTCCTAATGAGAGTGAAATGCCTGAGGAAGCCATACCAGAGCCCATCATTGGTCCTGCTCTCAAGTTTAATGGTTATCCTGCCCGCTGGACTGGGGATAGTAACAGTCATAAAGGCCAGATTGCATGTAGCTCAAGAGTAACCTTTGAAGCATTTGCTGGAGTTAGGACCACATCTCACTTGGAACTTGTTAATGATGGAACTACAACCATTTATTATGATTGGAAG AAAATCCCCAAGCAGAACCCATTTGAAGGATGTTCCACACCTCGCATCCAACGCTTCTATTTCAACACCAGCAGTGGTGTGCTTCTCCCTGGAGAGAGCCTTCGCTTTCCCTTCGTGTTCAAGTCCCCTAATGCTGGGATCTTCTCTGAGACTTGGCAGTTAGATACTCGCCCAGTGGTATGTGGGGGTGGGGCACTACAGGTTACCCTGAGGGGTGTTGCCCTGCAGGAAGATAAGAACTTGAAGCAGAGGAAGGAGATTGAG GAGGAGCTGTTTGCCAAGCAGGCTCAGGTAGCTGTTCGTCGTATCTTAGATGAGTTAGTAGATGGTATCCGTACTCCTGAAAGAGCTCAGTCACCTATTGATGCCTACATCACAGATGAGGAGACTTTTGAAAGGCTTAATCCTGGG ATGCACTATGCCAATGAGGTTGTGAGTCAGCTGAAACATCTTTATGTAGAGCAGTTCAGTGAGGATGAGAAAGAGGATAGGGAATGGGATCTTGATGTCACTAAGATGAAACGG GAGTTCTTGGGCATAGAGGATGAAGAGAAGAGAGAAGATCTCTTGAATAGAATGAACCAAGCTGTTACTTCTCTTTACTTCCCTCCCTTTACACCCATACAACATGAGATGTACAGAGTAGC ttACAACCTCATGATGGAGAATATTGATAACATAGTAACCCAAGCAAACACTATCAGAGTTAATATGGGTATACCAGAGAAGGTTGAAGAACTACCAGATACTGCAGaaa TTCTTGCAGCAAATGATACTCTGAGAGGAG